A section of the Pseudanabaena mucicola str. Chao 1806 genome encodes:
- a CDS encoding alpha-ketoacid dehydrogenase subunit beta, with protein MAEVTFFNALREAIDEEMERDPAVYVLGEDVGHYGGSYKVTKDLYKKYGDLRLLDTPIAENSFTGLAIGSAMTGLRPIIEGMNMGFLLLAFNQISNNAGMLRYTSGGNFKIPIVIRGPGGVGRNLGAEHSQRLETYFQAVPGIKMVACSTPYNAKGLLKSAIRNDNPILFFEHVLLYNIKEDIPDEEYLLPLDKAEIVREGSDVTILTYSRMRYHVLKAVETLVDKGYDPEVIDLISLKPLDLETIVTSLRKTHRIVIVEEGMRCASIGSEIIASINDYYFDELDAPIVRLAALDVPTPYNGGLENLTIPQPEDVIAAVEKLLA; from the coding sequence ATGGCAGAGGTTACTTTTTTTAACGCCCTCAGAGAGGCGATCGATGAGGAAATGGAGCGCGATCCAGCCGTTTATGTTCTAGGCGAAGACGTGGGGCATTACGGCGGCTCCTACAAAGTAACCAAAGACCTTTACAAGAAATATGGTGACTTACGCCTACTCGATACCCCGATCGCTGAAAACAGTTTTACAGGGCTCGCGATCGGTTCAGCGATGACAGGCTTGCGCCCCATCATTGAAGGCATGAATATGGGCTTCTTGCTTCTTGCTTTTAACCAAATTTCTAACAACGCAGGGATGTTGCGCTATACCTCTGGCGGTAACTTTAAAATCCCTATCGTCATTCGTGGCCCCGGTGGAGTTGGTCGCAACCTCGGTGCAGAACATTCGCAACGTCTAGAAACCTATTTCCAAGCAGTACCAGGGATTAAGATGGTGGCTTGCTCCACACCTTACAATGCTAAAGGTTTACTAAAGTCGGCGATCCGCAACGACAATCCGATCCTTTTCTTCGAGCATGTTTTGCTATACAACATCAAGGAAGATATTCCTGATGAGGAGTATTTACTGCCTCTCGATAAAGCAGAAATCGTGCGCGAAGGTAGTGATGTTACGATTCTTACCTATTCGAGAATGCGCTATCATGTTCTCAAAGCAGTTGAGACCCTCGTTGATAAGGGCTACGATCCTGAAGTAATTGACTTGATTTCCTTGAAGCCTCTCGATCTAGAAACCATCGTCACCTCACTGCGGAAAACCCATCGCATTGTCATCGTTGAAGAAGGAATGCGTTGCGCCAGCATCGGTTCAGAAATCATCGCTTCGATCAATGACTATTACTTTGATGAGTTAGATGCTCCTATTGTCCGTCTTGCTGCCTTGGATGTACCAACTCCCTACAATGGCGGCTTGGAAAACCTCACAATTCCTCAACCTGAAGATGTAATTGCAGCAGTTGAGAAGTTGCTAGCCTAA
- a CDS encoding DUF4079 domain-containing protein encodes MGHKAGNQTTLPPQILVWTADPLRVVFVALMFVVTTASMTFLCLSKVTHWKVVFAVLTSMGLIVIGCQPEVYRLDQQWFISHYYYGVTSAILMIISVAITQDIYKDKSDRWRMAHIILNCLAMLLFIGQGITGSRDLLAIAPSWQQTYLKQCDYVAKNCPQF; translated from the coding sequence ATGGGTCACAAAGCAGGTAATCAAACCACTCTTCCCCCGCAAATTCTCGTTTGGACAGCCGATCCATTGCGAGTTGTCTTTGTTGCCTTGATGTTTGTTGTGACAACTGCATCAATGACCTTTCTTTGTCTTAGCAAAGTGACTCATTGGAAAGTGGTCTTTGCAGTACTTACGAGTATGGGATTAATTGTAATCGGCTGTCAGCCAGAGGTTTATCGACTTGATCAACAATGGTTTATTTCCCATTACTACTACGGTGTTACTTCAGCAATTTTGATGATCATTTCAGTGGCGATCACCCAAGACATTTACAAAGATAAGAGCGATCGCTGGCGCATGGCACATATCATTCTTAACTGTTTAGCTATGTTGCTATTTATCGGTCAGGGCATCACAGGCTCACGGGATTTATTAGCGATCGCTCCTAGTTGGCAACAAACTTATCTGAAGCAATGTGATTACGTTGCCAAAAACTGTCCGCAATTTTAA
- the rsmH gene encoding 16S rRNA (cytosine(1402)-N(4))-methyltransferase RsmH translates to MTVQFHHVPVLAEPTIAGLEIVAGGIYLDCTVGGGGHSDLILQAAADVRLVGIDRDEMAIAAARANLQDYADRVSFWRGNFCEYKPAPDFKFDGILADLGVSSTQFDVAERGFSFREAGDLDMRMDNRQTLTAAEIINHYQEKELADIFFTLGEERLSRRIARQIIEKRPFKTTLELANAITACVPATYRHGRIHPATRTFQALRIAVNRELESLEKWLAVAPNWLKIGGKIAVITFHSLEDRIVKHTFRADDRLQVITKKVIIATDEEIRANPRSRSAKLRIAQKK, encoded by the coding sequence ATGACTGTTCAGTTTCATCATGTTCCTGTCCTTGCCGAACCTACGATCGCTGGTTTAGAAATTGTTGCAGGTGGGATATATCTCGATTGCACGGTGGGTGGTGGTGGGCATAGCGACTTAATTTTGCAAGCGGCGGCGGACGTAAGATTAGTGGGGATTGATCGCGATGAAATGGCGATCGCTGCGGCTAGGGCAAATCTTCAAGACTATGCAGATAGAGTCAGTTTTTGGCGGGGTAACTTTTGTGAATATAAACCCGCACCAGATTTCAAATTTGATGGCATTCTTGCGGACTTGGGGGTAAGCTCAACGCAGTTTGATGTTGCTGAGCGAGGTTTTAGTTTTCGGGAAGCGGGCGATCTCGATATGCGGATGGATAATCGCCAGACCCTGACTGCTGCCGAAATTATCAATCACTACCAAGAAAAAGAACTTGCAGATATCTTTTTTACGCTTGGAGAAGAAAGATTATCGCGAAGGATTGCGCGGCAAATTATCGAGAAGCGTCCTTTTAAAACTACATTAGAACTAGCTAATGCTATTACAGCCTGTGTGCCTGCGACCTATCGTCATGGCAGGATTCACCCTGCTACACGAACCTTTCAAGCTTTACGCATCGCCGTTAATCGCGAGTTAGAAAGCCTTGAAAAATGGCTAGCAGTTGCACCCAATTGGTTAAAAATAGGTGGCAAAATTGCGGTGATTACTTTTCATAGTCTAGAAGATCGCATTGTCAAACATACCTTTCGTGCGGATGATCGCCTCCAAGTCATCACCAAAAAAGTAATTATCGCCACTGATGAAGAAATTCGTGCTAATCCGCGATCGCGATCGGCAAAGTTACGCATTGCTCAGAAGAAATAA
- a CDS encoding iron uptake porin, with protein sequence MSKVLNKDYVFLAPVVISATVAASSLMVGAVNAETQTSTKVDSNVNKSDIVRSINSEILTNDLQLNPNAVSQNVTSVSQISDVRPTDWAFTALQSLVERYGCIAGYPDRTFRGKQATSRYEFAAGLNACLDKINEVISAGLVDKVSKEDLATLKKLQEEFAAELASLRGRVDALDAKVAKLEAQQFSTTTKLSGEAIFGVAAASDGIIGNNGTLLPNGGADRTNTIFSSRVRLNLDTSFTGKDLLRTRLQASNTPNIAGTISGTAAAPVINGLGVPNSSRLSFDSESTPNTFEINRLYYKFPIGGSFTAYIAPIGQVEDVLNPLNPLESDSQGTISRFGRFSPLIRIASGGGTTGLAVTGFDWKISDKINFQAAYSASNTAAATGSGGVTGGDTKIAAQFVLNPADKLTFGIGYANAYTIGEQLNSGLNADSVPLGPRAPGLAATGFKSNTVVGSVIWDITKQFTFNAWGSWTFIDGIVGSTGATAASTTNTSWLASLSGKDLFREGDLAAISFGQPLFTTSASSGAVALPVGFIGLTSPSTPYQLEAFYRIPVSKNITITPGVFFVFNQGSNALNGTATVGVARTTFSF encoded by the coding sequence ATGTCTAAAGTTTTAAACAAGGACTACGTGTTTCTTGCGCCAGTGGTAATTTCGGCTACTGTTGCTGCTTCATCTCTTATGGTTGGTGCTGTTAATGCCGAGACCCAGACTTCTACCAAAGTGGATAGCAATGTAAATAAATCAGATATTGTTCGCTCTATCAACTCTGAAATCCTTACTAATGATCTTCAGTTAAATCCTAATGCTGTATCTCAAAATGTTACATCAGTATCACAGATTAGCGATGTTCGTCCTACCGACTGGGCTTTCACTGCATTACAGTCCTTGGTGGAGCGCTATGGTTGCATCGCTGGTTATCCTGATCGCACTTTCCGTGGTAAACAAGCAACCAGTCGCTACGAATTTGCCGCAGGTTTGAATGCTTGTTTAGACAAAATCAATGAAGTTATTTCCGCAGGGCTCGTTGACAAAGTTAGCAAAGAAGACCTCGCAACTCTAAAAAAGCTTCAGGAAGAATTCGCGGCTGAATTAGCATCCCTGCGCGGTCGTGTTGATGCCCTTGATGCCAAGGTTGCTAAGCTCGAAGCTCAACAATTCTCTACTACTACCAAACTAAGCGGCGAGGCGATCTTCGGTGTAGCTGCTGCTTCTGACGGTATCATTGGTAATAATGGTACTCTTCTTCCTAATGGTGGAGCCGATAGAACTAACACCATTTTTAGCTCCCGTGTTCGCTTGAACTTAGATACCAGTTTTACTGGTAAGGACTTGTTGAGAACTCGTTTGCAGGCAAGCAATACTCCTAACATTGCTGGTACTATCAGTGGCACTGCTGCTGCTCCTGTCATCAATGGATTAGGTGTTCCTAACTCTAGCCGATTATCCTTTGACAGTGAATCGACACCCAATACTTTTGAAATCAATCGCCTGTACTACAAATTCCCAATTGGTGGTAGTTTCACTGCTTACATTGCTCCCATCGGTCAAGTAGAAGATGTTCTTAATCCTCTTAATCCCCTTGAAAGCGATAGTCAAGGTACGATTTCTCGCTTTGGTCGTTTCAGTCCTTTAATCCGCATCGCCTCTGGTGGTGGAACGACTGGTTTAGCAGTTACAGGTTTTGACTGGAAGATCTCAGATAAAATTAATTTCCAGGCGGCTTACAGTGCATCTAATACTGCTGCTGCAACTGGTTCTGGTGGCGTAACTGGTGGTGATACCAAGATTGCGGCTCAGTTTGTTCTCAATCCTGCTGATAAACTCACCTTTGGTATTGGTTATGCTAATGCATACACCATAGGTGAACAGCTTAATTCAGGATTGAACGCAGATTCTGTTCCTCTAGGTCCTAGAGCTCCTGGACTAGCAGCTACTGGATTCAAGAGCAATACCGTTGTTGGTAGTGTGATTTGGGACATCACCAAGCAATTTACCTTCAATGCTTGGGGTTCTTGGACTTTTATTGATGGTATTGTTGGCAGTACTGGCGCAACTGCTGCTTCCACAACCAATACTAGCTGGTTAGCTTCTCTATCTGGTAAAGACTTGTTCAGAGAAGGTGACTTGGCAGCTATTTCCTTTGGTCAGCCACTATTTACTACCAGTGCAAGTTCAGGGGCTGTTGCCCTTCCTGTCGGTTTCATAGGATTAACAAGTCCTAGCACTCCTTACCAACTGGAAGCCTTCTATCGTATCCCTGTATCGAAGAATATCACCATTACCCCTGGAGTATTCTTTGTATTTAACCAAGGAAGCAATGCTCTTAACGGCACTGCAACTGTTGGTGTAGCCCGTACCACGTTCTCTTTCTAG
- the polA gene encoding DNA polymerase I, with protein sequence MTASTQKHPTFLLVDGHSLAFRAFYAFGKHPEGGLRTSTGIPTSVCFGFLKSLIEMLDREKPAAVAIAFDLAQPTFRHEIDDTYKANRSETPESFIPDIQNLQKVLAAMNLPAITQAGFEADDVLGTLSQTASAEGYTVKILSGDRDLFQLIDSEKRISVLNLGQKDKIVEYHADQVKDRLGVLPTQVVDYKALVGDASDNIRGVQGIGEKTAVKLINEYGSLENILAALPNMKGAVKTKLENGIEDAKHSQFMATIKTDVPLPVAIADCKLTGFDTEHLIPLLEELELKDFIKRVDQIQAKLSGNYEKSSPPAHLLRGEGNKHDSANQENSEDEELWFDFAKQEADQAIAATASLKLEVQIIDTIPKLEALCKILINKQPIAWDTETSDLNPFVAELVGIGCCWGDAINKVAYIPLSHSSGQNLQWEEVKPFLKPILEDESYPKYLQNAKFDRLMLKSAGIELAGVVFDTMIASYVIDPEASHKLDDLAMDLLQIRTVSYKTLVGKLKSIAEVDIPSVAQYCGMDTYITYRIQPILQEKLKVVPELWKLFQNVEMPLESILAEMEWHGIRIDKDYLGVFSKELEKDLDALAIAAYAEAGQEFNLNSPKQLSEILVELLGEKFTKKSRKSKTGYSTDVAVLNKLEGEHPLIDTILENRTLAKLKSTYVDALPSLIQTKTGRVHTDFNQTVTATGRLSSSNPNLQNIPIRTAFSRRIRAGFLPQEDWILMAADYSQIELRILAHLSQEPELMRAFNAGEDVHRVTAQLLLEKEEVNSEERRLAKIINYGVIYGMGAQKFSRDIGVPVKQAKQFIEKFNQRYERIFTYMQSVEVEAERDGYVKTVLGRRRYFRNLKDMTGYQKAALLRSAVNAPIQGTSADIVKLAMLRVHEILKDYQAQLLLQVHDELVFEVPPDEIEELQPKIKAAMESALDLSVKLEVDIHTGKNWMEAK encoded by the coding sequence ATGACTGCAAGCACACAAAAACATCCCACATTCTTACTCGTTGACGGGCATTCCCTCGCGTTTCGGGCTTTTTATGCCTTTGGCAAACATCCCGAAGGTGGCTTGCGAACCTCGACAGGAATCCCCACCAGTGTTTGTTTTGGCTTTTTGAAGTCATTAATTGAGATGCTCGATCGCGAAAAACCTGCTGCTGTAGCGATCGCCTTTGACCTTGCCCAGCCTACCTTTCGCCATGAAATTGACGATACTTACAAGGCAAATCGCTCGGAAACACCTGAAAGCTTCATTCCTGATATTCAGAATCTCCAAAAGGTTCTTGCTGCCATGAATTTACCCGCAATTACCCAAGCAGGTTTTGAAGCGGATGACGTTTTAGGAACGCTCTCACAGACGGCGAGTGCCGAGGGTTATACGGTCAAGATTTTAAGTGGCGATCGCGATTTGTTTCAGCTAATTGATTCTGAAAAGCGGATTTCGGTATTGAACTTAGGACAAAAAGATAAGATTGTGGAATACCATGCCGATCAGGTGAAAGATAGGCTAGGCGTACTACCGACGCAGGTAGTTGACTACAAAGCTCTGGTGGGCGATGCTTCGGATAACATTCGCGGTGTTCAGGGTATTGGTGAAAAGACCGCAGTGAAGCTCATTAATGAATATGGCTCCTTAGAGAATATTTTGGCAGCTTTACCTAATATGAAGGGAGCCGTTAAAACTAAGCTAGAAAATGGGATTGAGGATGCTAAACATTCACAATTCATGGCAACGATTAAGACAGATGTACCACTTCCTGTAGCGATCGCCGACTGTAAGTTGACAGGTTTTGATACGGAGCATTTAATTCCGCTATTAGAGGAATTGGAATTAAAAGATTTTATCAAACGAGTTGATCAGATTCAGGCTAAGTTATCGGGAAATTATGAAAAGTCCTCACCCCCAGCCCATCTCCTTAGGGGAGAGGGAAATAAACATGATTCTGCGAATCAAGAAAATAGTGAAGATGAGGAGTTGTGGTTTGATTTTGCTAAGCAAGAAGCGGATCAGGCGATCGCAGCTACAGCTTCTCTAAAATTAGAGGTGCAGATTATCGATACAATTCCTAAATTAGAAGCTTTATGCAAAATCCTGATTAATAAGCAACCGATCGCTTGGGATACGGAAACTTCAGATTTGAATCCCTTTGTAGCAGAGTTAGTAGGTATTGGTTGCTGTTGGGGTGATGCCATTAATAAGGTTGCCTACATTCCCTTAAGCCATAGTTCAGGACAAAATTTGCAATGGGAAGAAGTTAAGCCATTTCTCAAGCCTATTCTCGAAGATGAGAGCTATCCTAAATATTTGCAAAATGCAAAATTTGATCGCTTGATGTTAAAGTCCGCAGGGATTGAACTGGCAGGTGTGGTATTTGATACGATGATTGCTAGTTATGTCATTGATCCAGAGGCAAGTCATAAGCTGGATGATCTAGCGATGGACTTGCTACAAATCCGCACCGTTAGCTATAAAACCCTTGTTGGTAAACTCAAATCGATCGCTGAAGTAGATATTCCCTCTGTCGCCCAATATTGTGGCATGGATACCTATATCACCTATCGCATTCAACCAATTTTACAGGAGAAATTAAAAGTTGTTCCTGAATTATGGAAATTATTCCAAAATGTGGAAATGCCTCTAGAGTCAATCCTTGCAGAGATGGAATGGCATGGAATTAGAATTGATAAGGATTATTTGGGTGTTTTCTCAAAGGAATTAGAGAAAGACTTAGATGCTTTAGCGATCGCTGCCTATGCTGAAGCAGGACAAGAATTTAACCTTAACTCACCTAAGCAATTAAGCGAAATTTTAGTCGAACTGCTCGGTGAAAAATTCACTAAGAAATCGCGCAAAAGCAAAACAGGCTATTCCACCGATGTCGCTGTTCTCAATAAATTAGAAGGTGAACATCCCCTTATTGATACAATTCTGGAAAATCGCACTCTTGCAAAACTTAAATCTACCTATGTCGACGCTTTGCCTTCACTGATTCAGACCAAAACTGGGCGCGTGCATACTGATTTCAATCAAACTGTGACTGCTACAGGTCGCCTTAGCAGTTCTAATCCGAACTTGCAAAATATTCCCATCCGTACAGCCTTTAGTCGGCGCATTCGAGCAGGATTTTTACCGCAGGAAGATTGGATTTTAATGGCTGCCGACTATTCTCAAATTGAGTTACGGATTCTTGCCCATTTAAGCCAAGAACCAGAATTGATGCGAGCATTTAACGCTGGTGAGGATGTGCATAGAGTCACAGCGCAACTGCTGCTAGAAAAAGAAGAAGTCAATAGTGAAGAACGTCGCCTTGCTAAAATCATTAACTATGGGGTGATCTACGGCATGGGAGCACAAAAATTTAGCCGTGATATCGGTGTGCCTGTTAAACAAGCAAAGCAATTTATTGAGAAATTCAACCAGCGCTATGAAAGGATTTTCACCTATATGCAGAGCGTGGAAGTGGAAGCAGAACGGGATGGCTATGTTAAAACCGTATTGGGGCGACGACGCTATTTCCGCAATCTCAAAGACATGACTGGTTACCAAAAAGCGGCTTTATTGCGATCGGCAGTCAATGCTCCGATACAGGGAACCAGTGCAGACATTGTAAAACTGGCGATGCTGCGTGTCCATGAAATTTTAAAAGACTATCAAGCACAATTACTTTTGCAAGTCCACGATGAATTGGTATTTGAGGTTCCTCCTGATGAAATTGAGGAACTACAACCAAAAATTAAAGCAGCAATGGAATCAGCGCTAGATCTTTCTGTAAAGCTAGAAGTGGATATTCACACTGGCAAAAATTGGATGGAAGCAAAGTAA
- a CDS encoding dicarboxylate/amino acid:cation symporter, translating to MNLSTFILISLVIGVVFGTILNTTFPEHIAIINQNLLAPIGESFLRLIQFVVVPIVFSSLIIGLTRIQGAGQVGRYTVKLMTSYVVTSSIALGVGMGTAYLLRPGSGVTGFTVSEAINVTESPSLVTWLVSLIPVNPLEALSTGNLLQIIFSAVFLGIGVQLAADKAKPFVEFTESIYHISEKTLSVILYAAPLGVFALMSSTIATQGLDLIAKLFLYVLGLVIASSIMLSFDMIILLLLKANPTKFLRSLSEAIALAFGTASSNAALPVVLQNIQENYGLREEIASFAIPLGTALKRDGAAILQGFNALFVTQIYQVPLTPSLLTAIAVSSLLVSFSTPGVPGSALITMATVLSAAGLPLEAIALVAGIDRITDGLKTVVNIIGNSVNAIILSHWEAEKNSEVEGLPVLKS from the coding sequence ATGAATCTATCTACGTTTATCCTGATTTCCCTTGTTATTGGTGTTGTCTTCGGAACCATACTTAATACAACTTTCCCTGAACATATAGCCATCATTAATCAAAATCTGCTGGCTCCTATTGGCGAATCCTTTTTAAGGTTAATTCAATTTGTCGTAGTTCCCATTGTTTTCTCTTCATTAATCATAGGATTAACGCGCATCCAAGGCGCAGGACAAGTCGGACGGTATACAGTCAAATTGATGACGAGCTATGTTGTGACTAGCTCGATCGCTCTTGGTGTAGGCATGGGCACGGCTTATTTATTGCGACCAGGGAGTGGGGTCACTGGGTTTACAGTATCCGAAGCAATTAATGTTACTGAATCTCCTTCACTGGTAACTTGGTTAGTGAGTCTCATTCCTGTCAATCCCTTAGAAGCTCTTAGCACTGGTAATCTATTACAAATCATTTTTTCAGCAGTTTTTTTAGGTATTGGGGTACAACTCGCGGCAGATAAAGCGAAACCATTTGTAGAATTTACCGAAAGTATCTATCACATTAGCGAGAAAACACTCTCAGTTATTCTGTATGCGGCTCCTCTAGGAGTCTTTGCCCTAATGAGTTCGACGATCGCTACTCAAGGACTAGATCTCATCGCTAAATTATTTCTCTATGTTTTGGGATTAGTGATTGCATCTTCGATCATGCTGAGTTTCGATATGATTATACTTTTGCTACTCAAAGCTAATCCTACTAAATTTTTGCGTAGTCTCTCAGAGGCGATCGCCTTAGCCTTTGGTACTGCTAGCTCGAATGCCGCTTTACCTGTGGTATTGCAGAATATTCAAGAGAACTATGGCTTGCGAGAAGAGATTGCCAGTTTTGCGATTCCCTTGGGGACTGCGCTCAAGCGTGATGGTGCAGCTATTTTACAGGGATTTAATGCGCTATTTGTTACGCAAATTTATCAGGTTCCTTTAACGCCTTCTCTCTTAACAGCGATCGCAGTCAGTAGCTTATTAGTTTCCTTTAGTACCCCAGGAGTGCCAGGTTCCGCCTTAATTACGATGGCAACGGTTCTATCCGCCGCAGGATTGCCCTTAGAAGCGATCGCACTGGTAGCAGGTATTGACCGCATTACCGATGGTTTAAAAACAGTGGTGAATATCATTGGTAATAGTGTCAATGCGATTATTCTCAGTCATTGGGAAGCAGAGAAAAACTCAGAGGTCGAAGGACTACCTGTTCTCAAAAGCTAA
- a CDS encoding fumarylacetoacetate hydrolase family protein: MADRYVRVKTTQGKVYYGLLELNQSVKVLSTAPWLGGEPNGELLAPDTYQLLYPCEPSKIVAVGKNYSAHAVEMGGEVPREPVLFLKPTTTLISPEEEIALPPQSKRVEYEGELALVIGERCFNLTPNQAIAAIWGYTIANDVTARDLQRSDSQWTRGKGFDTFCPLGPWIVREINPSAMLQTFVNESKKPVQSAAIDEMVFSPDYIVSYISQIMTLLPGDIVITGTPEGVGPIQEGDRVCIEIEGIGKLQNKVILREPLPIEVDSD, translated from the coding sequence ATGGCGGATCGTTATGTTCGCGTAAAAACTACCCAAGGAAAGGTTTATTACGGATTACTAGAGTTAAATCAATCCGTAAAGGTACTAAGTACAGCACCTTGGTTAGGAGGGGAGCCAAATGGTGAATTACTTGCTCCAGATACTTATCAGCTTTTATATCCCTGTGAACCAAGCAAAATTGTTGCTGTTGGTAAGAATTACTCTGCCCATGCTGTAGAAATGGGCGGAGAAGTCCCTAGAGAGCCAGTTCTATTTTTAAAGCCTACTACCACTTTAATTTCTCCTGAAGAAGAGATTGCCTTACCGCCACAGTCCAAACGGGTAGAGTATGAAGGTGAATTGGCTCTAGTGATTGGTGAGCGTTGTTTTAACCTAACCCCAAATCAGGCGATCGCGGCAATTTGGGGTTATACGATCGCTAATGATGTCACCGCTAGAGATTTGCAAAGAAGTGATAGCCAATGGACGAGAGGCAAGGGGTTTGATACTTTTTGTCCCCTTGGTCCCTGGATTGTGCGTGAGATCAATCCATCGGCAATGCTGCAAACTTTTGTGAATGAAAGTAAAAAGCCTGTCCAGTCTGCGGCGATCGATGAAATGGTCTTTTCCCCAGACTATATTGTTTCCTACATTAGCCAGATTATGACTTTGCTACCCGGGGATATTGTGATTACGGGGACACCTGAAGGTGTAGGACCAATCCAAGAAGGCGATCGCGTTTGTATCGAAATTGAAGGTATTGGTAAGTTACAAAATAAGGTAATTCTACGAGAGCCTTTACCAATAGAAGTAGATTCCGATTAA
- a CDS encoding RNA-guided endonuclease InsQ/TnpB family protein — MLVLEAKLKGKTGQYNLIDEAIRTALFVRNKALRLWMDVKDSDKYDLNKYCAVLAKEFEFAKKLNAQARQASAERAWSAINRFFENCKKKVSGKKGYPKFKKRGHSVEYKTSGWKLSEDRKHLTLTDGFKIGRLKIIGSRDLNFYQIEQIKRIRLVRRADGYYAQFCVDVDRREEIEPTQTTIGLDVGLNHFYTDSKGEVVENPRYLRKSERQLKKLQRRVSKRKKGSANRRKAIKRLAKKHLQVSRQRKDFAVKTARCVVRSNDLIAYEDLQVRNMVKNHKLAKSISDASWSMFRDWVEYFGKVFGKVTVAVPPQYTSQNCSNCGKQVVKTLSQRTHHCGHCGTVLDRDHNAALNILAIGLNRVGHTQIHACGEFDLYQLDASLSGKLSR; from the coding sequence ATGTTAGTCCTCGAAGCAAAACTAAAAGGCAAAACAGGACAGTACAACCTCATAGATGAGGCGATTCGTACTGCTCTGTTTGTGCGTAATAAGGCTTTAAGGCTATGGATGGATGTAAAGGATAGTGACAAGTACGATCTCAATAAGTATTGTGCTGTGCTTGCCAAAGAGTTTGAGTTTGCGAAAAAGCTAAATGCTCAAGCCAGACAAGCCAGTGCGGAGAGGGCCTGGTCAGCGATTAATCGGTTCTTTGAAAATTGCAAGAAGAAAGTATCAGGCAAGAAAGGATATCCAAAATTCAAAAAGCGTGGTCATTCTGTGGAATACAAAACTTCAGGATGGAAGCTTAGTGAAGATCGGAAACATCTAACTTTGACTGATGGCTTTAAGATTGGCAGACTCAAAATAATCGGTTCACGTGACCTTAATTTCTACCAGATAGAGCAGATAAAACGAATCAGACTGGTAAGACGGGCTGATGGGTACTATGCTCAATTCTGTGTTGATGTTGATCGGCGTGAAGAAATAGAGCCGACTCAAACCACAATCGGATTGGATGTTGGACTTAATCACTTCTACACTGACTCAAAAGGCGAAGTAGTTGAGAATCCTAGATATCTTAGAAAGTCAGAGCGTCAACTCAAAAAATTGCAGCGCAGGGTTTCTAAGCGTAAAAAGGGATCTGCTAATCGTAGAAAAGCAATTAAACGATTAGCTAAAAAGCATTTGCAAGTAAGTAGGCAGCGTAAAGACTTTGCGGTAAAGACTGCAAGGTGCGTAGTGAGGTCTAACGACCTGATTGCCTATGAAGATTTGCAAGTGCGGAATATGGTCAAAAATCATAAATTGGCTAAGTCTATTTCAGATGCAAGCTGGTCTATGTTTCGAGATTGGGTTGAATATTTTGGCAAGGTATTTGGCAAGGTCACAGTTGCAGTACCGCCCCAATATACAAGCCAAAACTGCTCAAACTGCGGTAAGCAAGTTGTCAAAACATTGAGTCAGCGTACTCATCACTGTGGGCATTGTGGCACTGTATTAGACCGTGACCACAATGCGGCTCTGAATATTTTAGCTATTGGTCTAAATAGGGTAGGGCATACCCAAATTCACGCCTGTGGAGAGTTCGACCTCTACCAATTAGATGCAAGTCTATCTGGCAAGTTGTCTCGCTGA